A stretch of Patescibacteria group bacterium DNA encodes these proteins:
- a CDS encoding type IV pilus twitching motility protein PilT — MAAIDAFLKSTVERKASDLHLAVGVSAMLRIDGELVSLDEKVLTQKDVETLVYGMITSAAKQRFTTERELDFGYSVVGVGRFRVNIHFEKGNIGLVARAIPSEIPSMEALGMPSVLFDLAREEQGLVLVTGPTGQGKSTALAAMVELRNTERANNIVTLEDPIEFVFTPKKSIVKQRELGVDMLSFAEGLKHVLRQDPNVIMVGEMRDLETIAAALTVAETGHLVLATLHTYSAAQTIDRIIDVFPPHQQEQVRMQVSMVLKGVISQRLLPKKDGGRVAAREIMLTTPAVATLIRDNKVSQLNTAMQTGRAGGMQTMDADLARLVSEGVVEAAVAKRYLSDPDVIK; from the coding sequence ATGGCAGCTATTGATGCATTTCTAAAATCAACCGTTGAACGAAAAGCATCTGACCTTCATTTGGCGGTTGGTGTTTCTGCTATGCTCCGCATTGATGGCGAACTAGTTTCACTAGACGAGAAGGTGCTTACCCAGAAAGATGTTGAAACGTTAGTGTACGGAATGATAACGAGTGCGGCGAAGCAGCGGTTTACAACGGAGCGGGAATTAGATTTTGGTTATTCAGTCGTTGGTGTCGGTCGCTTCCGAGTAAATATTCATTTCGAAAAAGGAAACATTGGCCTCGTGGCTCGGGCTATTCCGTCTGAGATACCTTCAATGGAGGCGCTTGGAATGCCGTCAGTGCTTTTTGATCTGGCCCGAGAAGAGCAAGGTTTGGTGCTGGTGACTGGTCCAACTGGACAAGGGAAATCAACAGCGCTCGCCGCAATGGTAGAACTACGTAATACGGAACGGGCAAATAATATCGTGACGCTTGAAGACCCAATTGAATTCGTGTTTACACCAAAGAAAAGCATTGTGAAGCAGCGAGAGCTCGGCGTAGATATGCTTAGTTTTGCCGAGGGTTTGAAGCACGTGCTTCGCCAAGATCCCAATGTCATCATGGTTGGTGAAATGCGTGATCTGGAAACTATTGCCGCAGCTTTAACCGTTGCGGAAACAGGGCATTTGGTGCTCGCGACATTGCACACCTACAGCGCCGCTCAAACAATCGACCGCATTATCGACGTGTTCCCACCGCATCAGCAAGAGCAGGTTCGTATGCAGGTGTCGATGGTTTTGAAGGGTGTTATTTCGCAACGCCTGCTTCCTAAAAAGGACGGGGGGCGAGTAGCGGCACGAGAAATCATGTTAACCACGCCAGCCGTTGCGACACTCATTCGTGATAATAAAGTTTCACAACTTAATACCGCCATGCAAACTGGCCGGGCTGGTGGTATGCAAACTATGGACGCTGACCTGGCACGACTTGTTTCTGAGGGGGTAGTAGAAGCGGCGGTTGCTAAGCGGTACCTGTCTGACCCAGACGTTATTAAGTAG
- the gyrA gene encoding DNA gyrase subunit A codes for MAKREAKQTEEDIVAHGQIEPRGLVVEMEESYLDYAMSVIVSRALPDVRDGLKPVQRRILYAMWQTGLRASGKTRKSATVVGEVMGKYHPHGDSAIYDSLVRLAQPFSMREPLVTGQGNFGSMDGDSAAAMRYTEAKLSAIAEELLQDIEKETVAFVPNYDGSHEEPRVLPAKLPNLLINGTTGIAVGMATSIPPHNIGEVVDAAVHLIDHPEATAEDLFAIVPGPDFPTGGIIYDAKAIREAYGTGRGAIVTRGKAEIEEESNGAFRIIITEIPYLVNKATLVERIATLVHEKKIEGIRDLRDESDKAGVRVVVELKKDSYPKKILNQLYKHTELQQTFHLNMLALVDGVQPRVLTLKSVLEEYVKHREVVVQKRAEYDLEKAKDRAHILEGLKIAGDNIDAVIKLIKQSADKDVARLALMKKFNLSERQAVAILEIRLQQLANLERMRIEEELKEKRLLIKALTELLASAKKIRTVVKDELLALRERYTSPRRTAVVKNAVGEFTSEDLIPDEPTVVTVTAAGYVKRIPPDTFRTQARGGKGVVGLTTKEDDFVAHLVSTRTHADLLFFTTSGRVFQIKAYELPVSSRTAKGQAIQNFLQLAPEETVTAVLPLATDRSTTRYLAMGTARGVVKKVPVDQFENVRRSGLIAIRLHKTDTLRWVLPTTGQDEFIFVTKRGQSIRFKEKSVRAMGRSAAGVMGIRLKTGDDIMLMEVLPSGKSANAAELVVVSEHGFGKRTKLSQHKVQGRGGSGVKAADVSKKTGSLVGGAIVVPDGELVPDLIIISNAGQVIRIPYKSVSLLGRVTQGVRIMRFKGDADRVASVTIVG; via the coding sequence ATGGCAAAACGAGAAGCAAAACAGACGGAAGAGGACATAGTGGCCCATGGTCAAATTGAACCACGTGGACTCGTGGTGGAAATGGAAGAGTCATACCTCGACTACGCTATGTCGGTCATCGTTTCGCGCGCCTTGCCTGATGTGCGAGATGGGTTGAAGCCGGTGCAGCGTCGAATTCTTTACGCCATGTGGCAGACCGGACTTCGCGCCAGTGGCAAAACAAGAAAATCAGCGACGGTGGTTGGTGAAGTCATGGGTAAGTATCACCCACACGGTGATAGTGCTATTTATGACTCTTTGGTTCGATTGGCGCAGCCGTTTTCAATGCGTGAGCCGCTCGTCACGGGCCAAGGTAACTTTGGCTCTATGGATGGCGATAGCGCAGCGGCCATGCGTTATACCGAGGCCAAGCTGTCGGCTATTGCTGAAGAACTGTTGCAAGATATTGAAAAAGAAACAGTAGCGTTTGTTCCAAACTACGACGGTTCACACGAAGAGCCGCGGGTACTTCCAGCAAAATTGCCGAACCTGCTCATTAACGGCACCACAGGCATTGCCGTTGGTATGGCCACTTCTATTCCACCGCACAACATTGGGGAAGTTGTTGACGCCGCCGTACACCTTATTGATCATCCCGAGGCCACCGCCGAAGATCTATTCGCTATTGTGCCGGGCCCAGACTTTCCTACTGGTGGAATTATTTACGACGCAAAGGCTATTCGGGAAGCATACGGGACCGGCCGTGGTGCCATTGTAACGCGCGGTAAGGCGGAAATTGAGGAAGAATCAAATGGTGCGTTCCGCATCATTATTACGGAGATTCCGTACCTCGTGAACAAGGCAACACTCGTTGAGCGGATTGCCACCTTAGTGCATGAAAAAAAGATAGAAGGCATTCGTGATTTGCGTGACGAATCAGACAAAGCTGGTGTACGGGTTGTGGTTGAGCTGAAGAAAGATAGCTATCCAAAGAAAATTTTAAACCAGCTCTACAAGCATACTGAGTTGCAGCAGACGTTTCACTTGAACATGCTGGCCCTTGTTGATGGGGTGCAGCCGCGCGTGCTGACATTGAAGTCAGTGCTGGAAGAGTATGTGAAGCATCGAGAAGTTGTTGTGCAGAAGCGTGCCGAGTACGACCTGGAAAAAGCAAAAGACAGAGCGCACATTTTGGAAGGACTGAAAATTGCCGGTGACAACATTGATGCGGTTATTAAACTCATCAAGCAGTCGGCCGACAAAGACGTTGCTCGGTTAGCCCTCATGAAGAAGTTTAATTTGTCTGAGCGTCAAGCCGTGGCAATTCTTGAAATACGGTTGCAGCAATTGGCCAACCTGGAGCGCATGCGAATCGAAGAGGAGTTAAAAGAAAAGCGACTTCTCATTAAAGCACTCACCGAGTTACTGGCTTCGGCAAAAAAAATTCGCACCGTTGTGAAAGATGAATTACTAGCGCTTCGAGAGCGCTACACCTCACCTCGTCGTACGGCAGTGGTAAAAAATGCTGTTGGTGAATTCACGTCGGAAGATCTTATTCCTGACGAGCCTACTGTCGTGACCGTCACCGCCGCTGGGTACGTAAAGCGCATTCCACCGGACACCTTCCGAACGCAAGCCAGAGGTGGGAAGGGCGTTGTGGGACTCACCACAAAAGAAGATGACTTCGTGGCACACCTTGTTTCTACCAGAACGCATGCCGACTTACTTTTCTTCACTACGTCTGGCCGTGTCTTTCAAATCAAGGCGTACGAACTGCCGGTTTCATCTCGTACCGCCAAAGGGCAAGCCATTCAGAATTTCTTACAGCTCGCACCAGAAGAAACAGTTACCGCCGTTCTCCCATTAGCGACCGATCGTTCAACCACTCGCTACCTTGCAATGGGTACGGCACGTGGTGTGGTGAAGAAAGTACCGGTGGATCAATTCGAGAATGTTCGTCGTTCAGGGTTAATAGCCATACGACTACACAAGACCGATACGCTTCGTTGGGTGCTACCAACAACCGGACAAGACGAGTTCATTTTCGTTACCAAGCGGGGGCAATCGATACGCTTTAAAGAAAAGAGTGTGCGGGCAATGGGTCGCTCAGCTGCCGGAGTCATGGGAATTCGGCTAAAAACCGGAGACGATATTATGTTGATGGAAGTGCTTCCTTCCGGGAAATCAGCCAACGCCGCAGAACTTGTGGTCGTCAGTGAGCATGGTTTTGGTAAACGAACTAAACTTTCGCAGCACAAGGTGCAGGGTCGCGGCGGTAGTGGGGTGAAGGCGGCGGATGTCAGTAAGAAAACTGGTTCGTTGGTTGGTGGAGCAATTGTTGTGCCAGATGGGGAGTTAGTACCGGACCTCATCATCATCTCTAATGCTGGTCAGGTTATTCGCATACCGTATAAATCGGTCAGCCTGCTGGGTCGGGTAACCCAAGGGGTGCGAATCATGCGATTTAAAGGGGATGCTGACCGGGTTGCCTCAGTAACGATTGTCGGGTAA
- the rpmF gene encoding 50S ribosomal protein L32 has translation MPVPSFRRSKSHGRRRRSHDALKRQTLTTCAKCKQPKPQHQVCPSCGTYRGRQIMPAASTKTAKRSIRRTKAVSEKKA, from the coding sequence ATGCCAGTACCGTCATTTCGTCGCAGTAAATCACATGGTCGTCGTCGTCGCAGTCATGACGCCCTGAAACGGCAAACGCTCACAACGTGTGCTAAATGTAAGCAGCCAAAACCACAACATCAGGTGTGCCCGAGCTGCGGGACATACCGTGGTCGTCAAATTATGCCTGCCGCTTCAACAAAAACAGCCAAGCGTTCTATTCGTCGCACGAAGGCCGTGTCTGAGAAGAAAGCGTAG
- the nusB gene encoding transcription antitermination factor NusB — MSNRHLARTVAMQTLYEVDFNRPFAGRSATPADIREVDQLVHVNFEEFAPGAEDERFSLAVVHGVLENLAAIDPYLTKYATEWPIEQITVVDRNVLRIGIFELVVGKTVPAKVAINEAIELAKAFGGESSGRFVNGVLGAIYKDMPKVAVAGVV; from the coding sequence ATGTCGAACCGGCACCTGGCCCGTACGGTCGCAATGCAGACATTGTACGAGGTGGACTTTAATCGACCATTTGCCGGTCGATCGGCCACACCTGCAGACATTCGTGAAGTTGACCAATTGGTGCACGTGAACTTTGAAGAGTTTGCTCCCGGTGCCGAGGATGAACGGTTTTCCCTGGCGGTAGTTCATGGTGTGCTTGAAAATCTAGCCGCTATTGATCCATATCTCACCAAGTACGCGACGGAATGGCCCATCGAACAGATTACTGTAGTAGACCGAAACGTTTTACGTATCGGCATCTTCGAGCTAGTAGTTGGTAAAACCGTGCCGGCGAAAGTTGCTATTAATGAAGCCATAGAACTCGCCAAAGCGTTTGGCGGTGAGTCTTCCGGTCGGTTTGTGAACGGTGTACTCGGTGCTATTTATAAAGATATGCCCAAAGTGGCAGTTGCAGGCGTCGTATGA
- a CDS encoding MBL fold metallo-hydrolase, with amino-acid sequence MTLTWLGQNCFKIEGKSGSLVLNPFISTKTQRLPKNADAFLFVRPMPEKDVAAITGESLSITTPGEYEIKELLIAGQPAGDKGETVFRIVADGVHVGYIGEQATFDEAAADLLEGVDVLVLPVGGGVVLDASGAGAVVSKIEPRIVVPIETAEMVGGKQASVEQFCKELGITKPDAVKKLSLLRKDLPADETMLVLFES; translated from the coding sequence ATGACACTCACCTGGCTTGGCCAGAATTGTTTTAAAATTGAAGGGAAATCAGGGAGTCTCGTCTTGAATCCGTTCATAAGCACGAAGACTCAACGGCTGCCTAAAAATGCGGATGCCTTTTTATTCGTTCGACCAATGCCTGAGAAAGATGTCGCTGCTATCACCGGTGAATCACTCAGCATTACAACACCGGGAGAATATGAAATTAAGGAACTGTTAATCGCTGGACAGCCGGCCGGGGACAAAGGGGAAACAGTTTTTCGCATTGTGGCAGACGGTGTGCACGTTGGGTACATTGGCGAACAAGCAACATTTGACGAGGCCGCGGCCGATCTACTGGAAGGCGTTGACGTGCTTGTCTTGCCAGTTGGGGGAGGGGTAGTGCTTGATGCCAGTGGCGCGGGTGCGGTAGTGAGTAAAATAGAGCCGCGCATAGTTGTTCCCATTGAAACCGCTGAAATGGTTGGCGGGAAGCAAGCGTCAGTTGAGCAGTTCTGCAAGGAGTTAGGCATTACAAAGCCTGATGCAGTAAAGAAATTGTCATTGCTTCGAAAAGATTTGCCAGCAGACGAGACCATGCTCGTTCTTTTTGAATCCTAG
- the rnc gene encoding ribonuclease III: MTRDLSKLETILGVSFKNKDLLEQALVHRSYLNENPAFPYGNNERLEFLGDAVLELVVTEYLYDQYENPEGDLTNWRASLVNTKMLADVSRGLSVNDFLRLSRGEAKEDQAKARTYILANAFESIVGALYLDQGYDVVRAYLHRVLLPRLPHILEHELYRDPKSTFQEVSQEKVGVTPNYKVLGETGPDHAKIFTIGIYLGDEIVAKGVGASKQEAEEAAARAALKEKTW, from the coding sequence ATGACAAGGGACCTATCAAAACTTGAAACTATCTTAGGGGTAAGCTTTAAAAATAAAGATTTATTAGAGCAGGCGCTGGTGCATCGGTCGTATTTGAACGAGAACCCAGCATTTCCTTATGGCAATAACGAACGTCTAGAATTCTTGGGTGACGCCGTGCTTGAGCTGGTCGTTACCGAATACCTTTACGATCAGTATGAGAATCCAGAGGGGGACCTCACCAATTGGCGCGCGAGTTTGGTGAATACAAAAATGCTCGCTGATGTGTCGCGCGGTCTATCAGTGAATGATTTTTTACGGTTGTCGCGTGGCGAAGCGAAAGAAGATCAAGCGAAGGCTCGCACGTATATTTTGGCGAACGCTTTTGAGTCAATTGTTGGCGCGCTCTACCTTGATCAAGGGTATGACGTTGTAAGGGCGTATTTGCATCGGGTACTGCTCCCTCGATTGCCGCATATTCTGGAGCACGAATTATATCGCGACCCAAAGAGTACGTTTCAGGAAGTATCGCAAGAAAAAGTTGGGGTTACTCCTAATTATAAGGTGCTCGGAGAAACAGGACCGGATCATGCAAAAATTTTTACCATAGGCATTTATTTGGGGGACGAGATTGTTGCAAAGGGGGTTGGCGCAAGTAAGCAGGAAGCGGAAGAGGCAGCGGCGCGTGCAGCATTGAAAGAAAAAACGTGGTAA